In one Populus nigra chromosome 12, ddPopNigr1.1, whole genome shotgun sequence genomic region, the following are encoded:
- the LOC133668960 gene encoding tyrosine decarboxylase 1-like — protein sequence MGSQSTNTFSPLDPNGFTNDSKMVIDFIADYYKNIENNPVQSQVKPGYLLTQLPDTAPYCEESLEDVLKDVTDSIIPGLTHWQSPNFFAYFQANASTAGFVGEMLCTGLNVVGFNWIASPAATELESIVMDWMGKMLKLPSTFLFSGNGGGVLHGSTCEAIVCTLVAARDETLRMIGAENITKLVVYASDQTHSTLLKGVKLVGIPSSNFRCLSTSFSSEFSLSPQALEDAIENDIKAGFVPLFLCATVGTTACGAVDPVMDLGKVARKYNLWFHVDAAYAGSACICPEFRHYLDGVELADSLSMNPHKWLLTNMDCCCLWVKQPRLLIESLSSDPEYLRNNASESSDVVDYKDWQIALSRRFRALKLWIVIRRHGLANLMCHIRSDVNLAKRFESLVAKDSRFEVVVQRRFSLVCFRLKHNDECQDLELNRKLLAAVNESGRAFMTHGVVGGLFIIRCAIGSTLTEERHVDDMWKLIQEKAADLVKETGAVGE from the coding sequence ATGGGTTCTCAATCCACAAACACTTTCTCCCCTTTAGACCCAAATGGTTTCACCAATGATTCCAAAATGGTGATCGATTTCATTGCTGATTATTACAAGAATATTGAAAACAACCCGGTTCAAAGCCAAGTGAAACCAGGGTACTTATTGACCCAATTGCCAGACACTGCCCCATATTGCGAGGAATCCTTAGAAGATGTTCTCAAAGATGTAACTGATAGCATTATACCAGGCCTCACTCATTGGCAAAGCCCTAACTTCTTTGCTTACTTCCAAGCAAATGCAAGCACTGCAGGGTTTGTTGGTGAGATGCTCTGCACAGGCCTTAATGTTGTTGGCTTCAACTGGATTGCATCTCCAGCTGCTACCGAACTGGAATCCATTGTAATGGATTGGATGGGAAAGATGCTCAAGCTCCCATCTACTTTTTTGTTCTCAGGAAACGGAGGTGGTGTCTTGCACGGTAGCACTTGTGAGGCTATAGTTTGCACCCTAGTTGCAGCAAGAGACGAGACCTTGAGAATGATTGGAGCTGAAAACATTACGAAGCTGGTAGTTTATGCCTCTGATCAAACTCATTCAACTCTACTTAAGGGCGTCAAATTAGTTGGAATTCCATCCTCTAATTTTCGATGCCTCTCTACCTCATTTTCATCGGAATTTTCGTTATCACCTCAAGCATTGGAAGATGCAATTGAAAATGATATCAAAGCTGGATTTGTGCCCTTATTTTTATGCGCTACTGTAGGCACTACAGCATGTGGAGCTGTTGATCCTGTTATGGATCTGGGGAAAGTTGCCAGGAAATATAATCTATGGTTCCACGTTGATGCAGCTTACGCAGGTAGTGCATGCATATGCCCTGAATTCAGGCATTACCTGGATGGAGTAGAACTTGCAGACTCGTTGAGCATGAATCCACATAAATGGTTACTCACTAACATGGATTGTTGCTGCTTGTGGGTTAAGCAGCCTCGTTTATTAATCGAGTCACTGTCCAGTGATCCAGAATACTTGAGGAACAATGCCAGTGAATCAAGTGACGTCGTGGACTACAAAGATTGGCAAATTGCATTGAGTAGGCGATTCAGAGCTCTGAAGCTTTGGATTGTGATTCGCAGGCATGGATTAGCAAACCTTATGTGCCATATTCGTAGCGATGTGAACTTGGCTAAGCGGTTTGAGTCACTGGTGGCTAAAGACAGTAGGTTTGAGGTGGTGGTGCAAAGGAGGTTTTCTCTGGTTTGTTTTAGGCTCAAGCACAACGATGAATGCCAAGACTTGGAATTGAACCGTAAGCTTCTAGCTGCAGTGAATGAAAGTGGTCGTGCATTCATGACTCACGGGGTGGTTGGTGGCTTGTTTATCATACGCTGTGCGATCGGATCAACCTTGACTGAAGAACGACATGTAGATGATATGTGGAAGTTGATTCAAGAAAAGGCAGCAGATCTTGTCAAAGAAACAGGTGCTGTTGGAGAATGA